From the genome of Thermoanaerobaculia bacterium:
TGAGCCGGCTGATGCCGGACGGCGCGATCCTCGAGCTGGAGGGGGAGTGACGCTCGCCATCTCGCGGCTGCTCGCCGAAGGGGAGCTCCCGCCGGCGCGGATCGATGCTTTCCTCGCCGCTCATACCGTGCCGATCGTCGAAGGGCGGACGGTGACCTTTCTCTACCGCGGCGACGCCGACGCGGTCTTCCTGCAGCACTGGATTTTCGGCCTGCCTTCGGCGCAGCCGTTCGCCCAGATCCTCGGAACCGATCTCTGGTATCTGACGCAGGAGATCCCCGTGCGCTCGCGGGTCGAATACAAGCTCGAGGTGCAGCGCGGAGACGTCAGCCGGCTGATCCGCGACCCGCTCAACTCCCAGCTGGCGCACGACCCGTTCGGAGCGAACTCGGTCTGCCAGGGGGCCGACTACCGGATCCCGGACTGGATCTCCCCGGATCCCGAGGCGCGACCGGGGAAGCTCGAGTCGCTGCGGGTTCCGAGCGTCGTCCTCGGCGGCCCACAGGAGCTCCAGGTCTACCTGCCGGCGCGTTTCCGCACGACCCGGCGCTACCCCCTCCTCATCGTGCACGACGGCTCCGACTACCTGCATTTCTCGGTGCTCAAGACCGTGCTCGACAACCTGATCCATCGCCTCGAAGTGGCGCCGATGATCGTGGCCCTCACGCAGTCGCGGCAGCGGCTGCGCGACTATGCGGCGCAGGCCGACCACAGCCGCTACCTCGCGGAGGAGCTCGTTCCGGCGCTCGAAGCGCGCTATCCGCTGCAGAAGGGGCCGGCGAGCCGCGGCCTCATGGGCGCGAGCTTCGGCGGCGTCGCGGCGCTCGCAGCGGCGGCGCACTATCCGGGGCAGTTCGGCCGCCTCCTTCTGCAGTCGGGCTCGTTCGCTTTCACCGATATCGGGCCGAGCCGGCGCGGTCCGGCGTTCGAACCGGTGGTCGAGTTCGTGAACCGGTTCCGCGACGCGCCGAAGCGGATCTCCGAGCGCGTCTTCGTCTCCTGCGGCGTCTACGAGTCACTGATCTACGAGAATCGCTCCCTCGTGCCGATCCTGCAGTCGACCGGCATGGACGTCCACTACGTCGAGTCGTTCGACGGCCACAACTGGGAGAACTGGCGCGACCGCCTGCGCGAAGGCCTCTTCTTCCTCTTCCCCGGCCCCCTCTGGATGGTCTACGAGTAGAAGCGCCGAGCCCGCAGGCGTCGCGCCGCGCC
Proteins encoded in this window:
- a CDS encoding enterochelin esterase, with amino-acid sequence MTLAISRLLAEGELPPARIDAFLAAHTVPIVEGRTVTFLYRGDADAVFLQHWIFGLPSAQPFAQILGTDLWYLTQEIPVRSRVEYKLEVQRGDVSRLIRDPLNSQLAHDPFGANSVCQGADYRIPDWISPDPEARPGKLESLRVPSVVLGGPQELQVYLPARFRTTRRYPLLIVHDGSDYLHFSVLKTVLDNLIHRLEVAPMIVALTQSRQRLRDYAAQADHSRYLAEELVPALEARYPLQKGPASRGLMGASFGGVAALAAAAHYPGQFGRLLLQSGSFAFTDIGPSRRGPAFEPVVEFVNRFRDAPKRISERVFVSCGVYESLIYENRSLVPILQSTGMDVHYVESFDGHNWENWRDRLREGLFFLFPGPLWMVYE